The Apium graveolens cultivar Ventura chromosome 6, ASM990537v1, whole genome shotgun sequence genome contains a region encoding:
- the LOC141668735 gene encoding putative protein S-acyltransferase 17 yields the protein MGVQWVLVCHGLITLLVVVSFLCGRWPIFDGTFIHRIHVFLTFGAYDYFQRFVTYVFGTKGTNAILSIEYYCCDRPNPILQAMYLAIIGVTYYFIVSSSFNYIPGHYISGIHRYISVAAVGVGILLFLLTSFSDPGTVNNENFTRYMSVYPYDNTIYIEKECSTCKFPKPARSKHCSICDRCVARFDHHCGWMNNCIGERNTRYFVAFLIWHFILCVYGAVAIALILAGQLKEVQVIYILTEFYGIENNFSSLAPHVVQWLLGSYNTQILIMVFLAIVSLLLAGFFGYHAHLCLTNTTTNETFKWQDYLSWKRKVNEAKASAEALKSSLGQLSHEQKPPQSKWKSFFRRSPLKDTEPVKKNIYDRGYIHNLSEIIFPLSSRRLFKQYKSKSG from the exons ATGGGCGTTCAGTGGGTTCTTGTTTGCCATGGTTTAATCACTCTTTTGGTTGTCGTCTCTTTTCTCTGCGGCCGTTGGCCTATTTTCGACGGTACTTTCATTCATCGCATCCATGTCTTCCTCACTTTCGGCGCTTACGACTATTTCCA GCGTTTTGTTACTTATGTATTTGGTACAAAAGGCACCAATGCCATTCTCTCAATCGAGTACTATTGTTGTGATCGACCTAATCCTATCTTACAG GCTATGTATCTAGCAATTATCGGAGTTACTTATTACTTTATTGTGTCGTCATCCTTTAACTATATTCCCGGGCATTATATTAGTGGAATTCACAG GTACATAAGCGTGGCCGCAGTTGGTGTGGGTATTTTACTCTTTTTATTGACTAGTTTCTCTGATCCTGGAACTGTAAATAATGAGAATTTTACTCGTTATATGTCTGTGTATCCCTATGACAACACCATCTATATAGAGAAAGAATGTTCAACTTGCAAATTTCCAAA ACCTGCTAGGTCCAAGCACTGCAGTATATGTGATCGTTGTGTTGCCCGATTTGATCATCATTGTGGATGGATG AACAATTGCATTGGAGAGAGAAACACCCGATATTTTGTGGCTTTTCTTATCTG GCACTTCATTCTATGCGTTTATGGAGCAGTAGCCATTGCATTGATTCTTGCAGGGCAACTGAAAGAAGTACAAGTTATATATATTCTTACCG AATTTTATGGAATTGAAAATAATTTTAGCAGTTTGGCTCCGCACGTAGTTCAA TGGTTGTTGGGATCATATAACACGCAGATACTGATTATGGTCTTTTTGGCCATAGTTTCTCTGCTGCTTGCTGGTTTCTTTGGATATCATGCACATCTCTGCCTTACCAACACCACAACAAATGAG ACTTTTAAGTGGCAAGATTATTTGAGCTGGAAGAGGAAGGTCAACGAGGCAAAGGCAAGTGCGGAAGCACTTAAATCAAGTTTAGGTCAGCTGAGCCATGAACAGAAGCCTCCGCAGAGCAAATGGAAGAGTTTCTTTCGAAGATCTCCACTTAAGGATACAGAACCTGTTAAGAAGAATATCTACGACAGAGGTTATATCCATAATCTAAGTGAGATCATCTTTCCTTTGTCGTCAAGGCGGTTATTCAAACAATACAAATCAAAATCAGGCTAA
- the LOC141664124 gene encoding uncharacterized protein LOC141664124 encodes MTSPMHRHARSNSGISRKPNTKAAAQRLAQVMSSQSGGGDESDEEDDLDLLDYNPSNASTIGLGVGGRAARPRSPMAIRASTSEHTSPMRSLAGSRRPVNHGDQQSLSARPLVGNRTPPPLNVPEQHSSSLENIRTSRPVNKVDQQTPSPRSLRVQVPQVFSSDKRQRSGSIEIHESVDDWDEEVSPLAISQVPQAFKKQASSVRPYSPLRSSRAHSWDHSQLNRTLLSSRSSQAPSGEQDQPLSPRSGSGVRASASLEQPLSARSTLSIRPTSGVKTAHIIPSSVSVSLGPTHSGIPAENQSESRKVKRFSVDLGSLNYTESGNQRPASVLQDELDNLQEENEMLLQKLRSAEERIEESEVRARQLEKQVVGLGEGVSMEARLLSRKEAALQQREDALKGVQQTYGTEGTGNEVELLRIEAESAKEAAISAFEQLESVAYEVNSLRTVTQRSILTQEEMEEVVLKRCWLARYWSLCSKLGLHSEIAAARYEYWSSLAPLPDEVVIAAGQMAKDEDSLENNDLNERGKIPQDVNDFLGDTNIENMLSVEKGLRELNSLKIENTLAIALAQQRPRDPQESCLKAEVELPEEGKNFMETIKLGEEELNDVHFKQAWLTYFWRRAKNHGLEPDIADERLEYWINQDTEEPTSQDAVEVERGLMELRKLGIETQLWEESRKIVDPEPQMKLQMDSSF; translated from the exons ATGACGTCACCAATGCATCGCCATGCACGTTCCAACTCCGGCATTTCAAGAAAGCCCAACACGAAAGCGGCGGCGCAGCGGCTGGCTCAGGTGATGTCTAGTCAGTCAGGTGGTggtgatgaaagtgatgaagaggATGATCTTGATCTGTTAGATTATAACCCCAGCAATGCTTCTACCATCGGCCTTGGTGTTGGAGGGCGCGCAGCTCGACCTCGTTCACCTATG GCAATTCGTGCATCTACATCAGAACATACTTCACCTATGCGATCATTAGCAGGCAGCCGGAGACCTGTCAATCATGGAGATCAACAATCTCTATCAGCTCGTCCATTAGTAGGAAACCGTACACCACCACCTCTCAATGTTCCTGAACAACATTCTTCATCCTTGGAAAACATTCGAACTTCTAGGCCTGTCAATAAAGTTGACCAACAGACTCCTTCACCTCGTTCATTAAGGGTCCAAGTACCTCAAGTTTTTAGCTCTGATAAACGACAACGTTCAGGCAGCATAGAAATACATGAGTCTGTTGATGACTGGGACGAGGAAGTTTCCCCCCTGGCAATCAGCCAAGTGCCTCAAGCTTTTAAGAAACAAGCTTCATCTGTTCGTCCATATTCACCTTTAAGATCATCTCGCGCTCATTCCTGGGATCACTCTCAATTAAATCGTACTTTATTATCTTCTCGGTCAAGTCAAGCACCTTCAGGGGAACAAGATCAACCTCTCTCTCCTCGTTCTGGATCAGGTGTACGAGCATCTGCTTCTTTGGAGCAACCCTTATCTGCTCGTTCTACATTATCTATCCGTCCCACTTCAGGAGTTAAGACTGCTCATATTATACCCTCAAGTGTATCGGTATCACTTGGACCAACACATTCTGGGATACCTGCAGAGAATCAGTCTGAATCGAGAAAAGTTAAAAG GTTTTCTGTGGATTTGGGTAGCTTGAACTATACAGAATCTGGTAACCAGCGTCCTGCTTCTGTTTTACAAGATGAG CTCGACAACCTACAAGAAGAAAATGAAATGTTACTTCAAAAG CTTCGTTCTGCAGAAGAGAGGATTGAGGAATCAGAAGTCAGAGCCAGGCAGCTTGAGAAACAG GTTGTGGGTCTAGGAGAAGGTGTATCCATGGAAGCACGCCTTTTGAGCAG GAAAGAAGCAGCTCTGCAACAAAGGGAG GATGCTCTTAAAGGTGTACAACAAACTTATGGCACAGAAGGTACCGGTAATGAAGTTGAGTTGCTTCGTATAGAAGCTGAG AGTGCTAAGGAGGCAGCAATATCTGCATTTGAACAACTTGAATCTGTTGCATACGAAGTTAATTCACTTAGAACAGTGACACAGAGAAGTATACTAACTCAAGAAGAGATG GAAGAGGTTGTTCTGAAGAGGTGCTGGCTAGCTCGCTATTGGAGTTTATGCTCTAAACTTG GTCTTCATTCAGAGATAGCTGCAGCGAGATATGAATACTGGTCATCGCTTGCCCCTCTTCCAGATGAAGTTGTAATAGCTGCTGGACAGATGGCGAAAGATGAAGATTCACTAG AGAACAATGATTTAAACGAAAGAGGAAAAATTCCACAAGACGTGAATGACTTTTTGGGTGACACAAATATTGAGAACATGCTGTCAGTGGAGAAAGGTCTTCGGGAACTGAATTCCCTCAAG ATAGAGAATACTCTAGCAATTGCGTTGGCTCAGCAAAGACCTCGAGATCCACAGGAATCATGTTTAAAAG CTGAAGTTGAGCTACCGGAAGAAGGCAAGAATTTCATGGAAACAATAA AACTGGGCGAGGAAGAGCTGAATGATGTGCATTTTAAGCAG GCTTGGCTTACTTATTTCTGGAGAAGAGCAAAAAATCATGGGTTAGAACCGGACATTGCAGACGAGCGCCTGGAATACTGGATCAACCAAGACACAGAGGAGCCAACCTCACAAGATGCAGTTGAAG TTGAACGTGGTCTTATGGAGTTACGGAAGTTAGGGATTGAAACTCAGCTATGGGAAGAATCTCGGAAAATAGTTGACCCAGAACCTCAGATGAAATTGCAGATGGACTCGAGTTTTTGA